The Nitrospira sp. KM1 genome includes a window with the following:
- a CDS encoding AraC family transcriptional regulator, whose product MDVLSEVLKAVKLDGAMFYNAEFSAPWCFRSPASRIVAPYFASGSAHIIIYHLLTEGSGYAHIEGDERKVRLDAGDLVIFPHGDPHVMGNGPSVQAVDSEQELQRILSQGLNVSRMGGGGALTKFICGYMACEPELSSIFLGGLPPVFKIPIRNDPSGLWLEQSLRYSVDHAGASAPGGAAMLAKLSELLFIETLRRYISSLPPEQSGWLAGVRDPEVGKALALLHRHPARPWTIASLGTEVGMSRSVLAERFRRYLSETPMAYLTRWRLQLGAQMLGSTSRSVMQIAAEVGYESEASFNRAFKREFGLPPAKFRTKARTTMKIGAHAAKGAFVQPGHDDLSNQRPVQSLPA is encoded by the coding sequence ATGGATGTCTTGTCCGAAGTGTTGAAAGCCGTAAAACTCGACGGCGCGATGTTTTACAACGCCGAGTTCTCCGCGCCCTGGTGTTTTCGATCTCCGGCCTCGCGAATCGTCGCTCCCTATTTTGCATCAGGCTCTGCACACATCATCATCTATCACCTGTTGACGGAAGGCTCAGGCTACGCCCATATCGAGGGCGACGAGCGGAAGGTTCGGCTCGATGCAGGGGACCTCGTCATCTTTCCTCACGGGGATCCGCATGTGATGGGAAACGGCCCATCCGTTCAGGCGGTCGACAGCGAACAGGAGCTGCAGCGGATCCTGTCACAGGGGTTGAACGTGTCTCGCATGGGCGGCGGCGGAGCGCTCACGAAATTCATCTGCGGATACATGGCGTGCGAACCTGAACTCAGCAGCATTTTCCTCGGCGGGCTGCCTCCGGTGTTTAAGATTCCCATCCGGAACGATCCTTCGGGTCTCTGGCTGGAACAGTCGCTCCGGTATTCCGTGGACCATGCAGGCGCCTCGGCGCCTGGCGGTGCGGCCATGCTCGCCAAACTATCCGAGCTGTTATTCATCGAAACGCTCCGGCGATATATTTCATCGCTCCCGCCGGAACAATCGGGGTGGCTTGCAGGCGTGCGGGATCCGGAAGTAGGTAAAGCATTGGCCCTGCTGCATCGTCATCCGGCTCGTCCCTGGACGATCGCCTCCCTTGGAACTGAGGTCGGCATGTCACGCTCAGTCCTTGCCGAACGGTTCCGCCGGTACCTCTCTGAAACTCCGATGGCCTACCTCACCCGTTGGCGCCTTCAACTGGGCGCACAGATGCTCGGATCCACCAGCCGGAGCGTGATGCAGATCGCGGCCGAAGTCGGCTACGAATCCGAAGCATCTTTCAATCGGGCCTTCAAACGGGAGTTCGGCCTTCCGCCGGCGAAATTCCGTACCAAAGCCAGAACGACCATGAAAATCGGGGCCCATGCAGCGAAGGGCGCCTTCGTCCAACCCGGACATGACGACTTGTCGAATCAGCGGCCTGTACAATCTCTCCCTGCTTGA